In Bacillus sp. SM2101, a single window of DNA contains:
- a CDS encoding gamma-type small acid-soluble spore protein, whose product MAKNQNQQPNKTASGTNIQQVKQQNAQAGQYGTEFAGETNAQEVKQQNQQAEAQKNQNNQNNQNNQQY is encoded by the coding sequence GTGGCAAAAAACCAAAATCAACAGCCTAACAAAACAGCTTCTGGAACGAATATTCAACAGGTAAAGCAACAAAACGCGCAAGCTGGACAGTACGGAACAGAATTTGCGGGTGAAACGAATGCTCAAGAAGTGAAACAACAAAATCAACAAGCAGAAGCGCAAAAAAATCAAAATAACCAAAATAACCAAAATAACCAACAATACTAA